One genomic segment of Stegostoma tigrinum isolate sSteTig4 chromosome 21, sSteTig4.hap1, whole genome shotgun sequence includes these proteins:
- the LOC125462940 gene encoding protein pitchfork-like isoform X1, translated as MAPKWTAKKNNLPTNVPDRKMFPLYWSPDRLGNEFPPIRGTPNCGPGRYDTYLTNSFVDNLERKPESKMGYALGARTSVRFLPKLTVSPGPAVYQRRLGRDRTFKPSSVPFGSSTASRRQSSLNKLVVPGPGTYQPNEQRNQHVTWPMKFGAPDWNLVPAPQKRTLRIELASDKEFRKHRNRVAYFSLYF; from the exons ATGGCTCCGAAATGGACAG CAAAAAAGAACAATTTGCCAACAAATGTTCCTGATCGTAAGATGTTTCCACTCTACTGGTCCCCAGACAGACTTGGAAATGAATTTCCCCCAATAAGAGGAACACCAAATTGTGGACCTGGCCGCTATGACACCTATCTT ACAAATAGTTTTGTTGATAACTTAGAAAGGAAACCAGAGAGTAAAATGGGCTATGCACTAGGAGCAAGAACGTCAGTTCGATTTCTGCCGAAG CTGACTGTATCACCTGGCCCTGCAGTATATCAGAGAAGATTGGGAAGGGATCGGACTTTCAAGCCATCCAGTGTTCCATTTGGTTCTTCAACTGCAAGTAGAAGACAGAGTTCATTGAATAAATTGGTGGTTCCTGG tcctGGTACATATCAGCCTAATGAACAAAGGAACCAACATGTAACATGGCCAATGAAATTTGGTGCTCCAGACTGGAATTTGGTTCCAGCTCCCCAAAAACGAACTTTGAGAATTGAG CTTGCCAGTGACAAAGAATTTCGGAAACACAGGAACAGAGTGGCATATTTCAGCTTGTACTTCTGA
- the LOC125462940 gene encoding protein pitchfork-like isoform X2, translating into MAPKWTAKKNNLPTNVPDRKMFPLYWSPDRLGNEFPPIRGTPNCGPGRYDTYLLTVSPGPAVYQRRLGRDRTFKPSSVPFGSSTASRRQSSLNKLVVPGPGTYQPNEQRNQHVTWPMKFGAPDWNLVPAPQKRTLRIELASDKEFRKHRNRVAYFSLYF; encoded by the exons ATGGCTCCGAAATGGACAG CAAAAAAGAACAATTTGCCAACAAATGTTCCTGATCGTAAGATGTTTCCACTCTACTGGTCCCCAGACAGACTTGGAAATGAATTTCCCCCAATAAGAGGAACACCAAATTGTGGACCTGGCCGCTATGACACCTATCTT CTGACTGTATCACCTGGCCCTGCAGTATATCAGAGAAGATTGGGAAGGGATCGGACTTTCAAGCCATCCAGTGTTCCATTTGGTTCTTCAACTGCAAGTAGAAGACAGAGTTCATTGAATAAATTGGTGGTTCCTGG tcctGGTACATATCAGCCTAATGAACAAAGGAACCAACATGTAACATGGCCAATGAAATTTGGTGCTCCAGACTGGAATTTGGTTCCAGCTCCCCAAAAACGAACTTTGAGAATTGAG CTTGCCAGTGACAAAGAATTTCGGAAACACAGGAACAGAGTGGCATATTTCAGCTTGTACTTCTGA